Proteins co-encoded in one Candidatus Eisenbacteria bacterium genomic window:
- the cysT gene encoding sulfate ABC transporter permease subunit CysT: MGFTLWYLGLLLLIPLGALVLKAATVDPEKFAATITSGRTLAAFRLSFGAALVAACINGVFGLLLAWVLERYDFPFKRLVDGLVDLPFALPTAVAGIALTTLYAGNGWVGRHLAVLGVQVAYTPLGVVAALTFVGLPFVVRTVQPVLRDLPAAIEEASASLGAGRLQTFFRLIFPELLPAAATGFTLAFARGLGEYGSVIFISGNMPMKTEITPLLIMIKLEEYDYAGATAIALVFLAISFAILLAINALSLRSAHPVRRG, from the coding sequence ATGGGGTTCACCCTTTGGTACCTGGGCCTTCTTCTCCTCATCCCGCTCGGAGCGCTCGTCCTCAAGGCGGCCACGGTCGATCCGGAGAAGTTCGCCGCGACGATCACCTCCGGCCGCACGCTCGCAGCTTTCCGTCTCAGCTTCGGCGCGGCGCTCGTCGCCGCCTGCATCAACGGGGTGTTCGGTCTCTTGCTCGCGTGGGTTCTCGAGCGGTACGACTTCCCCTTCAAGCGGCTCGTGGACGGTCTCGTCGATCTTCCGTTCGCGCTTCCCACCGCGGTGGCGGGCATCGCGCTCACCACCCTCTACGCGGGGAACGGATGGGTCGGGCGCCATCTTGCCGTTCTCGGCGTTCAGGTGGCCTACACGCCGCTCGGCGTCGTCGCCGCGCTCACGTTCGTCGGGCTCCCGTTCGTCGTGAGAACCGTTCAGCCGGTTCTCCGCGATCTCCCGGCGGCGATCGAGGAAGCCTCGGCAAGCCTCGGCGCCGGGAGGCTGCAGACGTTCTTCCGGCTCATCTTTCCCGAGCTCCTTCCGGCCGCGGCGACCGGGTTCACGCTCGCGTTCGCCCGCGGGCTCGGAGAGTACGGGTCGGTGATCTTCATCTCGGGAAACATGCCGATGAAGACGGAGATCACCCCGCTTCTCATCATGATCAAGCTCGAGGAGTACGACTACGCGGGGGCGACGGCGATCGCCCTCGTCTTTCTCGCGATCTCCTTCGCGATTCTTCTCGCGATCAACGCCCTTTCGCTCCGGAGCGCCCATCCGGTTCGAAGGGGATAG
- the cysW gene encoding sulfate ABC transporter permease subunit CysW, giving the protein MRLPFGGPKRGEKTGRPRSLNEPPLVRGLLTAAALIFILLFLLLPLGIVFTKAFGEGWSMYSRSVFEPYALRAIRLTALTTLIVVPLNLLFGIAAAWAISKFDFRGKNLLVTAIDLPFSISPVISGMLFILLFGAQGFFGPWLLERGIKIVFALPSIVLATLFVTSPLVARELIPLMRSQGSEEEEMAVTLGASGLQTFLKVSIPKMKWGLFYGVILCSARSVGEFGAVSVVSGHIRGLTTTVPLHVEMLYNEYQFTAAFAVASLLTMLALVTLVLKGLVEWRASLRDEGR; this is encoded by the coding sequence GTGAGGCTTCCGTTCGGCGGACCGAAGAGAGGCGAGAAGACCGGAAGGCCGCGCAGCCTGAACGAGCCGCCGCTCGTTCGCGGGCTGCTCACGGCCGCGGCGCTCATCTTCATTCTCCTGTTTCTGCTCCTCCCGCTCGGCATCGTGTTTACGAAGGCGTTTGGGGAAGGATGGAGCATGTACTCGCGCTCGGTCTTCGAGCCGTACGCGCTCCGGGCGATCCGGCTCACGGCTCTGACCACTCTGATCGTCGTTCCGCTGAACCTTCTCTTCGGAATCGCGGCGGCTTGGGCGATCTCGAAGTTCGACTTCCGCGGCAAGAACCTCCTGGTGACGGCGATCGACCTTCCGTTCAGCATCTCTCCGGTGATCTCGGGCATGCTGTTCATTCTTCTCTTCGGCGCGCAGGGGTTCTTCGGTCCGTGGCTTCTCGAACGCGGGATCAAGATCGTGTTCGCGCTCCCCAGCATCGTTCTCGCCACCCTCTTCGTGACCTCGCCGCTCGTCGCCCGCGAGCTGATCCCGCTCATGCGATCCCAGGGAAGCGAGGAGGAGGAGATGGCGGTCACCCTCGGCGCGAGCGGTCTTCAGACGTTTCTCAAGGTCAGCATTCCGAAGATGAAGTGGGGGCTCTTCTACGGCGTCATTCTGTGCAGTGCCCGTTCGGTCGGGGAGTTCGGGGCCGTTTCCGTCGTTTCGGGGCACATCCGCGGTCTCACGACGACCGTCCCCCTGCATGTCGAGATGCTGTACAATGAGTATCAGTTCACGGCCGCCTTCGCGGTCGCTTCTCTGCTCACGATGCTCGCCCTCGTGACATTGGTCTTGAAGGGCTTGGTCGAGTGGCGCGCATCCTTGAGAGATGAAGGAAGATAG
- a CDS encoding sulfate ABC transporter substrate-binding protein, translated as MRTGSRRFALLAALAAGALFAASGAAEITLLNVSYDPTRELYQELNASFAKEWETKTGEKITINQSHGGSSKQARSVIDGLEADVVTLALAYDVDMLAEKGLIPKNWQSRLPHNSCPYTSTMVFLVRKGNPKNIKDWEDLARPGIEVVTPNPKTSGAARWNYLSAWASGLDRSGGDEAAARDLVTRIYRNVKVLDTGARASTVTFVERMIGDVLIAWENEALLVTRKLNPGEFEIVVPSLSILAEPPVTVVDRVADKRGTRKIAEAYLEYLYTPFGQELAAKHYYRPQAEAAREKHAAEFPEVKLFTIDEVFGGWAKATEIHFSDGGMFDRIFEAGK; from the coding sequence ATGAGAACCGGAAGCCGTCGATTCGCTCTTCTTGCCGCTCTCGCGGCGGGAGCGCTCTTCGCCGCTTCGGGCGCCGCGGAGATCACGCTCCTCAACGTCTCCTACGACCCGACTCGCGAGCTGTATCAGGAGCTGAACGCCTCCTTCGCGAAGGAGTGGGAAACGAAGACAGGAGAGAAGATCACCATCAACCAGTCGCACGGCGGCTCCAGCAAGCAGGCCCGCTCGGTGATCGACGGGCTCGAGGCGGACGTCGTCACGCTCGCCCTCGCATACGACGTCGATATGTTGGCCGAGAAAGGCCTGATTCCGAAGAACTGGCAGAGCCGTCTCCCGCACAACAGCTGTCCCTATACATCGACCATGGTCTTTCTCGTGCGCAAGGGAAACCCGAAGAACATCAAGGATTGGGAGGACCTCGCCCGCCCGGGCATCGAGGTCGTGACCCCGAACCCGAAGACATCCGGCGCGGCGCGCTGGAACTACCTCTCCGCGTGGGCGTCGGGACTCGATCGGAGCGGCGGCGACGAGGCGGCGGCGCGCGATCTCGTCACGAGGATCTATCGAAACGTCAAGGTTCTCGACACCGGCGCGCGCGCCTCTACCGTGACGTTCGTCGAGCGCATGATCGGCGATGTTCTCATCGCGTGGGAAAACGAGGCTCTTCTCGTCACCCGGAAGCTCAATCCCGGCGAGTTCGAGATCGTCGTCCCCTCGCTCAGCATCCTGGCGGAGCCGCCGGTGACGGTCGTGGATCGCGTGGCCGACAAGCGCGGGACAAGGAAGATCGCGGAAGCGTACTTGGAGTACCTGTACACGCCTTTCGGCCAGGAGCTTGCGGCGAAGCATTACTATCGCCCCCAAGCGGAGGCCGCGCGGGAGAAGCACGCGGCAGAGTTCCCCGAGGTGAAGCTCTTCACGATCGACGAGGTATTCGGCGGGTGGGCGAAGGCGACAGAGATCCATTTCTCGGACGGCGGCATGTTCGATCGGATCTTCGAGGCCGGCAAGTAG
- a CDS encoding ATP-binding cassette domain-containing protein has product MSIVLEHLSKVFGGHGVVSNVSIEIADGELFVLLGPSGSGKSTVLRMIAGLLDVDEGRVLLNGRDVTGLPPQKRGVGFVFQHYALFRHMSVAENIEFPLTIRKVKPAERRRRRDELLDVVGLVGFEARMPHQLSGGQQQRVALARALAHRPEVLLLDEPFGALDAKIRAELRRSLRRIQGELGVTTIFVTHDQEEAFELADRTGVMNFGRLLELGPPMELYLRPQTEFVATFLGRANLMVGECASDSVRLGSVRFPLDNQITTTGGERRVQVLFRPEDVAVRDSPNVLAVPLLGKAVVEEAGSVGSLEKLRLRLPPLPGVRPISPPVPFGVDSILVDATRSQDQARRYPMEPGDEVWVGVRRIHALLHPGLSFLLVAGGGAGGEAAVNLGGEIARLAHARVTVLGLGSKGSGIDERLDRVRERMGSGLAALEMRHSSAGPAEAVEREANRQLFDLVIAGRPPEGAVEAAEAALGRGEHHVLVVPEGSSIPKSVLICVAVGEPGKEDVHFAGRLVRHVGARATILTVLPERSLDSARAQAERFLAAAARSLSVLGVQGETRIRKGRVLEQILAEFREGKHDMLVLGVPLAPSGARASLDGHAAEVLKEVRDRPVLLVRSRGSE; this is encoded by the coding sequence GTGTCGATTGTCTTGGAACATCTCTCGAAGGTCTTCGGAGGCCACGGGGTCGTCAGCAACGTCTCTATCGAGATCGCTGACGGCGAGCTCTTCGTCCTGCTCGGTCCGAGCGGAAGCGGGAAGAGCACCGTTCTTCGGATGATCGCCGGGCTTCTCGATGTGGACGAGGGGCGCGTACTCCTCAACGGGCGGGACGTCACCGGTCTTCCGCCGCAGAAGCGCGGTGTGGGGTTCGTCTTTCAGCATTACGCGCTCTTCCGCCACATGTCGGTCGCCGAGAATATCGAGTTTCCGCTCACGATCCGAAAAGTGAAGCCGGCCGAGAGGCGGCGCCGGCGCGACGAGCTGCTCGACGTGGTCGGGCTCGTCGGTTTCGAGGCGCGGATGCCGCACCAGCTCTCGGGCGGCCAGCAGCAGCGCGTTGCTCTCGCTCGAGCGCTCGCGCATCGGCCGGAGGTCCTCCTTCTCGACGAGCCGTTCGGCGCTTTAGATGCGAAGATTCGAGCGGAGCTTCGCCGCTCGTTGCGCCGCATCCAGGGAGAGCTCGGCGTCACGACGATCTTCGTTACCCACGATCAAGAGGAGGCGTTCGAGCTCGCCGACCGGACCGGGGTGATGAACTTCGGGCGCCTGCTCGAATTGGGGCCGCCGATGGAGCTGTATCTTCGTCCGCAGACCGAGTTCGTCGCCACCTTTCTCGGGCGCGCGAACCTGATGGTCGGCGAGTGCGCGTCCGACAGCGTGAGGCTCGGATCGGTCCGGTTCCCTCTCGACAACCAGATCACCACGACCGGCGGAGAGCGGCGCGTTCAGGTTCTCTTTCGTCCGGAAGACGTCGCGGTGCGCGATTCTCCCAATGTCCTCGCGGTTCCTCTTCTGGGGAAAGCCGTCGTCGAGGAGGCGGGATCGGTCGGCTCGCTGGAGAAGCTGCGGCTTCGTCTTCCGCCTCTTCCAGGTGTGCGGCCGATCTCCCCGCCGGTCCCCTTCGGCGTCGATTCGATTCTGGTCGATGCGACCCGTTCGCAGGATCAGGCGAGGCGTTACCCGATGGAGCCGGGGGACGAGGTCTGGGTGGGGGTCCGGCGCATCCACGCGCTTCTGCATCCGGGTCTCAGCTTTCTCCTCGTCGCGGGCGGCGGTGCGGGGGGCGAAGCGGCCGTGAATCTCGGCGGCGAGATCGCGCGGCTCGCGCACGCGCGCGTGACGGTTCTCGGGCTGGGCTCGAAGGGGAGCGGGATCGACGAGCGTCTCGATCGGGTGCGCGAGCGGATGGGGAGCGGGCTCGCGGCTCTCGAGATGCGGCATTCTTCGGCCGGTCCGGCCGAGGCGGTCGAGCGGGAGGCGAACCGCCAGCTCTTCGATCTCGTCATCGCGGGGCGTCCGCCGGAAGGGGCAGTCGAGGCCGCGGAGGCTGCTCTCGGGCGGGGCGAGCATCATGTTCTCGTCGTTCCGGAGGGAAGCTCGATTCCGAAGAGCGTGCTCATCTGCGTGGCGGTGGGAGAACCGGGGAAGGAGGATGTGCATTTCGCCGGGAGGCTCGTGCGACACGTCGGCGCGCGCGCGACGATCCTCACGGTTCTTCCGGAGCGCTCTCTCGATTCGGCGCGGGCTCAGGCGGAGCGTTTCCTCGCGGCGGCCGCGAGAAGCCTCTCGGTTCTCGGCGTGCAAGGCGAGACTCGAATCCGGAAGGGCCGCGTCCTCGAACAGATCCTCGCCGAGTTTCGCGAAGGGAAGCATGACATGCTCGTGCTCGGAGTTCCGCTCGCCCCTTCGGGCGCGCGGGCGTCCCTCGACGGCCACGCGGCCGAGGTGCTCAAGGAGGTTCGCGATCGGCCCGTTCTTCTCGTGCGGTCGCGCGGGTCCGAATGA
- a CDS encoding PAS domain-containing protein encodes MRSARLGVLLLSVNLGIALLAIVLVGAVGVALLGRLAGENALRRVELAGAGAAQAIELDGERLLASARLLGERPTLNRLLEERDRAGIESFLETFRGTSALGGCAVLFDGEIASSIGGEALPWREMLGAKRAESGWFLFEPKNSPHPILVSCAEAARVAGAVVGAAVVLDEAHARGTAEKVGVPVAIVGRTEIESEAGGARGALRVRALSGTFAGAARIDEGDLFVAAAPLRDPTGRVAGAIEAILPAREIDSSVGNLVRELVLLALVVVALATVFSLVLARIIERPIRSLTESAIRIGQGNFGSPVPRVGGVEISVLAGAMEEMRERVLRLTNDLRMRRAEAEAILTGIVEGVFAVDRERRIRYMNPQAAALLGVRAEEAIGRFCGDVLKPRERNGARPCEESCPILHARFRGKARATELLEPIGEESRSVVITSAPSGAELDETAADTLQYQVIRDETEVEATRRLRDFVLANISHEFRTPLSAQLASLELLRDRLPDLDPGEVRELVLSIERGTLRLTRLIDNLLESTRIEAGQDSIRRRPCALDEIIEEAVELMVPLIKQRKQTVEVDLPYPLPPVDGDTQRLVQVFVNLLANANKFSPAGGAIAIGGEVRGAEVRIWVEDQGPGLPSGTVESLFRRFMRAPDEEPEPRGMGLGLYIVKSIVERHGGRVEAESLERGTRMCVVLPRGDGHEDPGGR; translated from the coding sequence GTGCGCAGCGCGCGTCTCGGCGTTCTCCTCCTTTCCGTCAATCTGGGGATCGCCCTACTCGCGATCGTTCTGGTCGGCGCGGTGGGCGTCGCGCTGCTCGGCAGGCTCGCCGGCGAGAACGCGCTCCGGCGCGTCGAGCTCGCCGGCGCCGGCGCGGCGCAAGCGATCGAACTGGACGGCGAGCGCCTTCTCGCATCGGCCCGCCTTCTCGGAGAGCGCCCCACGCTGAACCGCCTGCTCGAGGAGCGCGATCGAGCAGGGATCGAGTCCTTTCTGGAGACGTTTCGCGGAACGAGCGCTCTCGGCGGGTGCGCCGTGCTTTTCGATGGAGAGATCGCGTCCTCGATCGGGGGCGAGGCTCTTCCTTGGCGGGAAATGCTCGGCGCGAAACGCGCTGAATCGGGATGGTTCCTCTTCGAGCCGAAGAACTCGCCGCACCCGATCCTCGTCTCTTGCGCAGAGGCCGCCCGAGTTGCGGGGGCCGTCGTCGGAGCGGCGGTCGTCCTCGACGAGGCTCACGCCCGGGGGACTGCGGAGAAGGTCGGCGTTCCGGTCGCGATCGTCGGGCGAACGGAGATCGAGAGCGAGGCGGGAGGCGCGCGAGGCGCGCTCCGCGTGCGCGCGCTCAGCGGAACCTTCGCGGGAGCGGCGCGCATCGATGAGGGAGATCTCTTCGTGGCCGCGGCGCCGCTTCGCGACCCGACGGGGCGCGTGGCGGGGGCGATTGAGGCGATACTCCCGGCGCGGGAGATCGATTCCTCGGTCGGCAATCTCGTTCGAGAGCTCGTCCTTCTCGCTCTTGTTGTCGTCGCGCTCGCGACCGTCTTCAGCCTCGTGCTCGCGCGCATCATCGAGCGCCCCATCCGCTCGCTGACGGAGAGCGCGATCCGCATCGGCCAAGGCAATTTCGGATCGCCGGTCCCGCGCGTCGGGGGAGTCGAGATCTCCGTTCTCGCCGGCGCGATGGAAGAGATGCGCGAACGGGTTCTCCGTCTCACGAACGATCTCCGCATGCGGCGCGCGGAGGCGGAGGCGATCCTCACAGGAATCGTCGAGGGGGTCTTCGCGGTCGATCGGGAGCGGAGGATCCGTTACATGAACCCGCAGGCGGCCGCGCTTCTCGGGGTCCGCGCGGAAGAGGCGATCGGCCGCTTCTGCGGCGACGTGCTGAAGCCTCGCGAGCGAAACGGCGCCCGCCCGTGCGAGGAAAGCTGTCCGATTCTTCACGCCCGCTTCCGCGGGAAAGCGCGCGCGACCGAGCTTCTCGAGCCGATCGGGGAAGAGAGCCGTTCGGTAGTGATCACGAGCGCACCCTCCGGCGCGGAGCTCGACGAGACCGCCGCCGACACGCTCCAGTACCAGGTGATTCGCGACGAAACGGAAGTCGAGGCGACGAGACGCCTCCGCGATTTCGTTCTCGCCAACATCTCCCACGAGTTTCGCACGCCCCTCTCTGCGCAGCTCGCCTCTCTCGAGCTTCTTCGCGATCGGCTCCCCGATCTCGACCCTGGCGAGGTGCGCGAGCTTGTTCTCTCGATCGAGAGGGGGACGCTGCGGCTCACGCGGCTCATCGACAATCTCCTTGAGAGCACGAGGATCGAGGCGGGACAGGACTCGATCCGGCGCCGGCCGTGCGCGCTGGACGAGATCATCGAAGAGGCGGTCGAGCTGATGGTCCCGCTCATCAAGCAGAGAAAGCAGACGGTCGAGGTCGATCTGCCGTATCCTCTTCCGCCGGTCGACGGGGACACACAGCGTCTCGTGCAAGTCTTCGTCAACCTCCTCGCCAACGCGAACAAGTTCTCTCCCGCCGGAGGGGCGATCGCGATCGGCGGCGAGGTTCGCGGGGCCGAGGTTCGGATTTGGGTGGAGGACCAAGGACCGGGGCTTCCTTCCGGAACGGTCGAATCTCTTTTCCGCCGCTTCATGCGCGCGCCCGACGAGGAGCCGGAACCGAGAGGGATGGGCCTCGGTCTCTACATCGTGAAGTCGATCGTGGAGCGCCATGGAGGGCGAGTGGAGGCGGAGAGCCTCGAACGCGGCACGCGCATGTGCGTCGTTCTTCCGCGGGGAGACGGACATGAAGATCCTGGTGGTCGATGA
- a CDS encoding TrkA family potassium uptake protein, with translation MKRIVVIGLGNFGAAVAETLYAGGQEVAALDADEKRVERIAPRVTLAAVGDGKDIKTLERIGAREADAAVVSMGDDIAESVLTALALRDIGVQEIYVKVVSDNHARVMEKIGVTETIFPEKESGMRLGRRVASRWLLNYVELTPGFSIQEMVVPLPWINRSLRQLELPKNYRVSVVAVHDVLTDRVSTIPDPDEPLRDSDTLLLAGKEADLAKIAEIK, from the coding sequence ATGAAACGGATCGTCGTCATCGGTCTCGGCAATTTCGGCGCCGCAGTCGCCGAGACGCTCTATGCGGGCGGCCAGGAAGTCGCGGCGCTCGACGCGGACGAGAAGCGGGTGGAACGGATCGCGCCCCGCGTCACGCTCGCGGCGGTCGGAGACGGAAAGGACATTAAGACCCTCGAGCGGATCGGCGCGCGCGAGGCGGACGCGGCGGTCGTCAGCATGGGAGACGACATCGCCGAGAGCGTGCTCACCGCGCTCGCTCTTCGCGATATCGGCGTCCAGGAGATCTACGTCAAGGTGGTCTCGGACAACCACGCTCGCGTGATGGAGAAGATCGGCGTCACCGAGACGATCTTCCCGGAGAAGGAATCGGGCATGAGGCTCGGGAGGCGGGTCGCGAGCCGATGGCTCTTGAACTACGTCGAGCTGACTCCCGGCTTCAGCATCCAGGAGATGGTCGTCCCGCTCCCCTGGATCAACCGCTCGCTGAGGCAGCTCGAACTTCCGAAGAACTATCGCGTCTCGGTCGTCGCCGTCCACGACGTGCTGACCGATCGCGTCTCCACCATTCCCGATCCGGACGAACCGCTCCGGGATTCCGACACGCTTCTTCTCGCGGGAAAAGAGGCCGACCTGGCGAAGATCGCGGAGATCAAGTAG
- a CDS encoding potassium transporter TrkH yields MRPGKLSLPGISRRIARALARWDRHLTPPRLLAGSFLLLILVGAAGFLLLPGLYTGEPLGPLDSLFTSASAVCVTGLVVADTATRFTPFGQAYLLLLIQLGGLGIITLSSMIILALGGRLSLSHQAAAAAGSEVAPRIEFKHLIRNVVVFTLFFEAAGALLLSLLWAGRFEGTDAVRHAIFHAVSAFCNAGFSSFSTSLSPFREDPAPLLIVAALILVGGIGFLTMEDLSLRARAGRHRETSRLSLNTRLVVLATLVLVLGGSALFTLFEWDIAFRGFPAWAKPLNGFFMSVTARTAGFNTIDYFRASDSSILLTMILMFIGGSPGSTAGGVKTTTAGLLALLLLSRLRGSRITNFHHRTIPDETIHRAVLLSVVAVALLASAVFVLTATEVGPVDHAAARGSLTQFAFEAISAFNTVGLSIGETASLSSAGKAVVIFLMYVGRIGPLSLASAVALRRKGTEAPFRFAYEDVAVG; encoded by the coding sequence ATGAGGCCAGGGAAGCTCTCCCTTCCGGGGATCTCGAGGAGGATCGCGCGCGCGCTGGCTCGATGGGACCGGCACCTCACGCCTCCGCGCCTTCTCGCGGGGTCATTCCTCCTCCTCATCCTCGTGGGCGCCGCCGGGTTCCTCCTCCTTCCCGGGCTCTACACCGGCGAGCCCCTCGGGCCGCTCGACTCGCTCTTCACCTCCGCGTCCGCCGTCTGCGTCACGGGTCTCGTCGTCGCCGACACGGCCACGCGATTCACGCCCTTCGGCCAGGCCTATCTTCTTCTTCTCATCCAGCTCGGCGGCCTCGGCATCATCACGCTCAGCTCGATGATCATCCTCGCGCTCGGCGGGAGGTTGTCTCTTTCCCACCAAGCCGCCGCGGCGGCGGGGAGCGAGGTCGCTCCCCGGATCGAGTTCAAACACCTGATCCGAAATGTCGTCGTCTTCACCCTTTTCTTCGAGGCGGCCGGCGCGCTTCTTCTCTCTCTTCTATGGGCCGGACGCTTCGAAGGAACCGATGCCGTTCGCCACGCGATCTTCCATGCGGTCAGCGCCTTCTGCAACGCCGGCTTCTCCAGCTTCTCAACGAGCCTCTCTCCCTTCCGCGAGGATCCGGCGCCCCTTCTCATCGTCGCCGCTCTCATCCTTGTCGGAGGGATCGGCTTCCTCACGATGGAGGACCTCTCTCTCCGCGCGCGGGCGGGAAGACACCGCGAGACCTCCCGACTCTCCTTGAACACGCGACTCGTCGTGCTCGCGACTCTCGTTCTCGTGTTGGGAGGCAGCGCCCTCTTCACGCTTTTCGAGTGGGACATCGCCTTCCGCGGGTTTCCCGCATGGGCGAAACCCCTGAACGGGTTCTTCATGAGCGTCACCGCGCGAACCGCCGGCTTCAACACGATCGACTACTTCCGCGCATCCGACTCCTCGATCCTCCTCACGATGATCCTGATGTTCATCGGCGGCTCTCCCGGATCGACGGCGGGAGGCGTGAAGACGACGACCGCGGGTCTTCTCGCCCTTCTCCTCCTGTCGCGACTCCGCGGAAGCCGCATCACGAACTTTCATCACCGAACGATTCCGGACGAGACGATTCATCGCGCGGTGCTCCTCTCAGTTGTCGCGGTCGCGCTTCTCGCCTCCGCGGTCTTCGTCTTGACGGCAACCGAGGTCGGCCCCGTCGATCATGCGGCGGCGCGAGGAAGCCTTACGCAATTCGCGTTCGAGGCGATCAGCGCGTTCAACACGGTCGGCCTTTCAATCGGGGAGACGGCCTCCTTGTCCTCGGCCGGAAAAGCGGTCGTCATCTTTCTCATGTATGTCGGGCGGATCGGCCCTCTTTCCCTCGCCTCCGCCGTCGCACTGCGGAGAAAGGGCACAGAGGCACCGTTCAGATTTGCCTACGAAGACGTGGCGGTGGGATAG
- a CDS encoding response regulator transcription factor → MKILVVDDDLELLSLIAFALRQTGYLVVEASEGASALAAFANEQPDLVVLDYNLPRMNGLEVLKRMRAEESRVPIMMLTVRSDEEDQVEALDHGADDYLTKPFSPRTLLARVRALLRRSGVEKPAPLVCGDLSIDAENRSVSVREGSAVPLTKLEFRLLQMLVAHAGRTVPVERLTSHVWGYRGTGDRQLLKQLVHRLRQKIERDPAAPRYLVTVSGIGYMLRASEEEN, encoded by the coding sequence ATGAAGATCCTGGTGGTCGATGACGACCTCGAGCTTCTCAGCCTGATCGCTTTCGCGCTCCGGCAGACCGGGTATCTCGTCGTCGAAGCGTCGGAGGGAGCCTCGGCTCTCGCCGCGTTCGCGAACGAGCAGCCGGATCTCGTCGTTCTCGACTACAACCTTCCGCGCATGAACGGGCTCGAGGTGTTGAAGAGAATGCGCGCGGAAGAGAGCCGCGTTCCGATCATGATGCTCACCGTCCGCTCCGACGAGGAAGACCAGGTCGAAGCTCTCGACCACGGAGCCGACGACTACCTCACGAAACCCTTCAGCCCTCGAACGCTTCTCGCGCGCGTGCGCGCGCTCCTCCGAAGGTCCGGGGTCGAAAAGCCGGCGCCGCTCGTTTGCGGCGATCTCTCGATCGACGCGGAGAACCGCTCGGTCTCCGTGCGCGAGGGTTCGGCCGTTCCTCTCACGAAGCTCGAGTTCCGCCTGCTCCAGATGCTCGTCGCGCATGCCGGTCGCACGGTTCCGGTGGAACGCCTCACCTCGCATGTCTGGGGTTATCGAGGAACCGGTGATCGCCAGCTTCTCAAGCAGCTCGTTCACAGGCTTCGACAGAAGATCGAGCGCGACCCGGCCGCGCCTCGCTACCTCGTCACGGTCTCCGGGATCGGATACATGCTCCGAGCGTCGGAGGAGGAGAACTGA
- a CDS encoding TetR/AcrR family transcriptional regulator yields the protein MDRETERWGSQGLAGPAGALRAFLEEAPGDLAPPAPGSPRERILTSARSLFAERGFDRTSVRDLAAAAAVNPAMIHYYFGDKSRLYRRVIAGELRATIRGIFDRVDPALAPLDLLVRIPIGIMKEMRGNPERLALLRREIGEGGEQARRAIAEMGSHGPLGLRDLIASVIRDAQERGEIRSIPVDAILPFLVSVGHGSMIMEPFLQLVLGIEAEDDDSWSRRLDGFEALLRGALTV from the coding sequence ATGGACAGAGAGACCGAGAGGTGGGGATCGCAAGGATTGGCGGGCCCGGCGGGGGCCCTTCGGGCGTTTCTCGAGGAGGCTCCGGGGGATCTCGCGCCTCCCGCCCCCGGAAGCCCGCGCGAGAGGATCCTCACGTCGGCGCGGTCTCTCTTCGCTGAGCGCGGCTTCGACCGAACGAGCGTGCGCGACCTGGCCGCCGCCGCCGCCGTGAACCCCGCGATGATCCACTACTACTTCGGAGACAAGAGCCGTCTGTATCGCCGGGTGATCGCCGGAGAGCTTCGGGCGACGATCCGAGGCATCTTCGATCGGGTCGACCCCGCGCTCGCCCCGCTCGATCTCCTCGTCCGCATCCCGATCGGGATCATGAAGGAGATGCGCGGGAACCCGGAGCGTCTCGCGCTTCTCCGCCGCGAGATCGGCGAGGGCGGGGAGCAAGCGCGCCGCGCGATCGCGGAGATGGGATCTCACGGACCTCTCGGCCTTCGGGATCTGATCGCATCCGTGATTCGCGATGCGCAGGAGAGAGGAGAAATCCGCTCGATTCCGGTCGATGCGATCCTCCCGTTTCTCGTGTCGGTCGGCCACGGTTCGATGATCATGGAGCCTTTCCTTCAGCTCGTGCTGGGGATCGAAGCAGAGGACGACGATTCGTGGAGCCGCCGTCTCGATGGCTTCGAGGCCCTCTTGAGGGGCGCCCTGACGGTTTGA